A single Fusobacterium russii ATCC 25533 DNA region contains:
- a CDS encoding MarR family transcriptional regulator, with protein MNRKLYEVEILKAWVCENEDKKLVNKRYSKLNGIMEAMYNFVLAYSNYYSIRRDYGSGDKFTMIEVHILTEIYDSSGITVTELAEKWCRTTSAISQIVRRLMRWNLINRVNNEKNGKVYNLTVTKKGKDLVLLHKRYDNLDIVKTRKNLLKKFTVDELIAFDKICKEYTDILRRKQEKEK; from the coding sequence GGACAAAAAATTAGTTAATAAAAGATACAGTAAATTAAATGGAATAATGGAGGCTATGTATAATTTTGTCCTAGCCTATTCCAATTATTATTCCATTAGAAGAGATTATGGAAGCGGTGATAAGTTCACTATGATAGAGGTACATATTCTTACTGAAATCTATGACTCTTCAGGAATTACTGTTACTGAATTAGCAGAAAAATGGTGTAGAACGACCAGTGCTATATCTCAAATTGTTAGAAGACTTATGAGGTGGAATCTCATAAACAGAGTAAACAATGAAAAAAATGGAAAAGTGTATAATCTTACTGTTACAAAAAAAGGTAAGGATCTTGTTTTACTTCATAAAAGGTATGATAATCTGGATATAGTGAAAACACGAAAAAATTTGTTAAAAAAATTCACAGTTGATGAACTGATAGCTTTTGATAAAATTTGTAAAGAATATACTGATATTTTAAGACGAAAACAAGAAAAAGAAAAGTGA